A portion of the Desulfovibrio intestinalis genome contains these proteins:
- a CDS encoding 2-amino-3,7-dideoxy-D-threo-hept-6-ulosonate synthase — protein sequence MYLGKKVRLERIINRENGRTIIVPMDHGVTIGAVDGLVDMREAVNDMATGGADAVLMHKGLVRCSHRSAGKDIGLIVHLSASTALTPNGNTKTLVGTVEEGIKHGADCVSVHVNLGDPNERLMLADLGRVAEACDNWHIPLLAMMYARGPQIKNGFDKDVVAHCARVGVELGADIVKVPYTGDVDSFSEVVSSCCVPVVIAGGERMESTRQILQMVADSVKAGGAGISVGRNVFQHPNRVALVKALRAIVHENASVSQAMTIVGE from the coding sequence ATGTACCTTGGCAAAAAAGTCCGTCTGGAACGCATTATCAATCGTGAGAACGGGCGCACCATTATTGTACCTATGGATCACGGCGTTACCATCGGCGCTGTCGACGGTCTTGTAGACATGCGCGAAGCCGTCAACGACATGGCCACAGGCGGCGCGGATGCCGTGCTCATGCACAAGGGCCTTGTTCGCTGCTCCCACCGCAGCGCCGGCAAGGACATCGGCCTAATCGTTCATCTTTCCGCCTCCACAGCCTTGACGCCCAACGGCAATACCAAAACACTGGTGGGCACGGTAGAAGAAGGCATCAAACACGGCGCAGACTGCGTTTCTGTTCACGTCAATCTTGGCGACCCCAACGAGCGCCTCATGCTGGCCGACCTGGGCCGGGTGGCCGAAGCTTGCGACAACTGGCATATTCCCCTGTTGGCCATGATGTACGCCCGTGGCCCGCAGATCAAAAACGGCTTTGATAAAGATGTGGTGGCCCACTGTGCCCGCGTAGGCGTGGAACTGGGCGCAGACATCGTCAAAGTTCCTTACACAGGCGATGTAGACAGCTTCTCTGAAGTGGTTTCCTCCTGCTGCGTACCCGTGGTTATCGCTGGTGGCGAACGTATGGAATCCACCCGCCAGATCCTCCAGATGGTTGCTGACTCCGTCAAAGCGGGCGGTGCGGGCATTTCCGTGGGCCGCAACGTGTTCCAGCATCCCAACCGTGTTGCCCTGGTCAAGGCGCTTCGTGCCATCGTGCACGAAAATGCTTCCGTCAGTCAGGCCATGACCATTGTGGGGGAATAA
- a CDS encoding 3-dehydroquinate synthase II family protein, with product MSRIYFNCMPFDKEDVTLALESGVDGVIVPAAQVEHVAGLSRCAVWAAEETPLAELNAKADEEAVLQRLLAGERVVLARGWEVIPVENLLAQSDSVLAEAGTLDEARLAAGILERGVAGIVVSREGISDLKDIVAQCKRILPREELLPGVVTRVEPVGLGHRVCADTLSLLRKGQGMLVGNSSAFTFLVHAETERNEYVAARPFRVNAGAVHAYVRLPEDQTTYLGEFKAGQEVLIVDYTGETSVATLGRVKIEVRPMLLVEAQVQTEDGVKTGAVFLQNAETIRLTTPEGEAISVVSLKVGDRVLCRLDEAGRHFGMRVREDIREV from the coding sequence ATGTCGCGCATTTACTTCAACTGCATGCCCTTCGATAAGGAAGACGTAACTCTGGCTCTTGAGTCTGGCGTGGACGGCGTTATTGTTCCCGCCGCACAGGTTGAGCATGTGGCTGGTCTTTCGCGCTGCGCCGTGTGGGCCGCTGAAGAAACGCCCCTGGCCGAGCTTAATGCCAAGGCTGATGAAGAAGCCGTACTGCAAAGGCTGCTTGCCGGAGAGCGCGTGGTGCTGGCTCGCGGCTGGGAGGTAATACCTGTAGAAAACCTTCTGGCCCAGAGCGACAGTGTGCTGGCTGAGGCTGGCACTCTGGACGAGGCCCGCCTTGCCGCAGGAATTTTGGAACGCGGTGTGGCGGGCATTGTTGTATCTAGAGAGGGCATCTCAGACCTCAAGGACATCGTAGCCCAGTGCAAGAGGATTCTTCCCCGCGAAGAACTGCTGCCCGGCGTGGTCACCCGCGTGGAACCAGTGGGCCTGGGGCATCGCGTATGCGCCGACACCCTTTCGCTGCTGCGCAAGGGCCAGGGCATGCTGGTGGGCAATTCCAGCGCGTTCACCTTCCTTGTGCATGCAGAAACCGAGCGCAATGAATATGTGGCAGCACGCCCCTTCAGGGTCAATGCCGGGGCCGTGCATGCCTATGTACGCCTGCCTGAAGACCAGACCACCTACCTTGGCGAATTCAAGGCCGGACAGGAAGTGCTTATTGTGGACTACACCGGCGAAACCAGCGTGGCCACCCTTGGCAGGGTCAAAATTGAAGTTCGGCCCATGCTGCTGGTGGAAGCCCAGGTGCAGACCGAAGACGGCGTAAAAACCGGAGCTGTTTTTCTGCAAAACGCAGAGACCATCCGCCTGACTACGCCCGAGGGAGAAGCCATAAGCGTTGTGAGCCTCAAAGTCGGCGACCGCGTTCTTTGCCGCCTGGATGAAGCAGGCCGCCATTTCGGCATGCGCGTGCGCGAAGACATCCGGGAGGTATAG
- the pheA gene encoding prephenate dehydratase — protein sequence MDGSNSHWPGSAPLPGAEEQTHNADERLSAIRTEIDSVDQELLDLFNRRASLSREVGHIKADVPGIIFKPVREKEVLDSLAARNPGPLPEDHLRAIWREIFSSSRALQRPQNVAYLGPEGTFSYFAGVEYLGHAATFHPCNDLVQVFEEVSSGRCELGVVPLENSLQGTVGVSFDLFLKHDVFIQAELFSRISHCLLSNVPSLAAVRTVYSHPQPLAQCGGWLRTHLPNAGLVPVESTAAAAQRAAQGPDQGHTAAIGHGKLADLMGLGILASRIEDEPGNWTRFVIIGPKVSGGQGGNKVQNPQPGHTGADKTSLLFTLPDKAGALSHVLDLLATHGINMRKLESRPLRGQCWKYVFFADVESDLEDPRYADLLTALHETCTSFRILGSYPMGPQLDRLDLHTDESEQ from the coding sequence ATGGACGGCAGCAACAGCCACTGGCCCGGTTCCGCCCCTCTGCCGGGGGCGGAAGAACAGACCCACAATGCTGACGAGCGTCTTTCGGCCATCCGCACTGAAATCGACTCTGTCGATCAGGAACTGCTGGATCTTTTCAACCGCCGTGCTTCGCTCAGCCGAGAGGTGGGACACATCAAGGCCGATGTGCCGGGCATCATCTTCAAGCCCGTGCGTGAAAAGGAAGTGCTGGACAGCCTGGCCGCCCGCAATCCCGGCCCTTTGCCAGAGGATCATCTGCGGGCCATCTGGCGCGAGATATTTTCTTCGTCACGCGCCCTGCAACGCCCGCAAAACGTCGCCTACCTTGGACCGGAAGGCACATTTTCCTACTTTGCCGGGGTGGAATATCTGGGGCATGCGGCCACTTTTCACCCCTGTAACGATCTGGTGCAGGTGTTTGAAGAAGTGTCTTCGGGGCGTTGCGAACTGGGGGTTGTTCCTCTGGAAAACTCTCTGCAAGGAACCGTTGGCGTCAGCTTTGACCTTTTTCTCAAGCACGATGTTTTTATTCAGGCAGAGCTTTTTTCGCGTATTTCTCACTGCCTTTTGAGCAATGTGCCTTCCCTGGCCGCCGTGCGCACCGTGTATTCGCACCCCCAGCCTCTGGCCCAGTGTGGCGGCTGGCTGCGCACCCATTTGCCCAATGCGGGACTGGTGCCGGTAGAATCTACCGCCGCTGCCGCCCAACGGGCCGCGCAGGGGCCAGACCAGGGACATACCGCCGCCATCGGCCACGGCAAGCTGGCCGATCTTATGGGCCTTGGCATTCTTGCCAGCCGCATTGAGGACGAGCCCGGCAACTGGACGCGCTTTGTCATCATCGGCCCCAAGGTCAGCGGCGGGCAGGGCGGCAACAAGGTGCAGAATCCCCAGCCCGGCCATACCGGGGCAGACAAAACATCGCTGCTTTTCACCCTGCCCGACAAAGCAGGAGCGCTTTCGCATGTGCTGGATCTGCTGGCGACGCACGGCATAAACATGCGCAAGCTGGAATCGCGCCCCCTGCGCGGCCAGTGCTGGAAGTATGTTTTCTTTGCCGATGTGGAAAGTGACCTCGAAGATCCCCGCTATGCCGATTTGCTGACAGCTCTGCACGAGACCTGTACCAGTTTTCGCATTTTGGGCAGCTACCCTATGGGGCCGCAGCTGGACCGCCTTGACCTTCACACGGATGAATCGGAGCAGTAA
- a CDS encoding 3-phosphoshikimate 1-carboxyvinyltransferase: protein MSQTKDTVAVANNVSATGAVETVAVTAPASKSVSHRYLMGAALAHGTSIVRHTLESRDLERTRAILCAAGATMEELPESTASSGAWRVTGMNGRPSGGTAAAPLSCDVEESGTTCRLLTAVLAAGHGVFRIHGAGRMHERPIAELTNALATLGTKTAFEEKPDCPPCVITADGLDPALCNGMVELGMDISSQYFSGLLLAAPMGPAPLTLSLGGQKAVSWPYVGLTLQCLTDYGIKFEVHTRQTPEAQWSTLPDGAWRQLAEARPGCLRVTVHPGHYRAGEYTVEGDWSGASYLLAAGALGRRPVRVEGLRADSLQGDRAMLEILQKMGAQVRVEPQAVTVSPSRLHGVELDMGHCPDLVPTVAMLAAFAQGSTRIRNVAHLRHKESDRIKAPAIELAKTGVIVDELSDGMLINGLGGRNNGKPNHPVLPEGQNLSSHNDHRIAMSLALLDLCQPEATVRSRLDDPSVVSKSFPQFWNIWEKLA, encoded by the coding sequence ATGAGCCAGACCAAGGACACCGTGGCAGTCGCCAACAATGTGAGCGCTACAGGCGCAGTGGAAACTGTGGCAGTTACCGCCCCGGCTTCAAAGTCGGTTTCGCACCGCTATCTTATGGGCGCAGCCCTGGCCCACGGCACATCCATTGTGCGCCACACGCTTGAAAGCCGCGACCTGGAACGCACCCGTGCCATCCTTTGCGCGGCAGGCGCAACAATGGAAGAACTGCCCGAAAGCACCGCCTCTTCCGGGGCGTGGCGCGTTACGGGCATGAACGGCAGGCCTTCGGGCGGCACCGCCGCAGCACCCCTCTCCTGTGACGTGGAGGAATCGGGCACCACCTGCCGCCTGCTTACGGCAGTACTGGCCGCCGGGCACGGGGTGTTTCGCATCCACGGCGCAGGGCGCATGCACGAGCGGCCCATTGCCGAGCTGACCAACGCTCTGGCCACACTGGGAACAAAAACCGCCTTTGAAGAAAAGCCGGACTGTCCGCCCTGTGTCATCACCGCCGACGGCCTTGACCCAGCGCTATGCAACGGCATGGTGGAACTGGGCATGGATATATCCAGCCAGTATTTTTCAGGCCTGCTGCTGGCCGCGCCTATGGGGCCAGCCCCCCTGACCCTCTCTCTGGGCGGGCAAAAGGCCGTGTCCTGGCCCTATGTTGGCCTGACGCTGCAATGCCTTACAGACTACGGCATCAAGTTTGAAGTGCACACCCGCCAGACCCCCGAGGCCCAGTGGAGCACACTGCCCGACGGCGCATGGCGTCAGCTTGCCGAGGCCCGGCCCGGCTGTTTGCGCGTCACCGTGCATCCCGGCCACTACCGCGCCGGAGAATACACGGTGGAAGGCGACTGGTCGGGCGCGTCCTACCTGCTGGCCGCTGGCGCTTTGGGCCGCCGCCCTGTACGTGTGGAGGGTCTGCGCGCCGACTCCCTGCAAGGCGACCGCGCCATGCTGGAAATTTTGCAAAAAATGGGAGCACAGGTACGCGTGGAGCCGCAGGCAGTCACGGTGTCTCCCTCCCGTCTGCACGGCGTGGAACTGGACATGGGGCACTGCCCCGACCTTGTGCCCACGGTAGCCATGCTGGCGGCCTTTGCCCAGGGTTCCACGCGCATCCGCAATGTGGCCCACCTGCGCCACAAGGAATCTGACCGCATCAAGGCTCCGGCCATAGAACTTGCCAAAACTGGCGTTATTGTGGACGAACTTTCAGACGGCATGCTCATCAACGGTCTTGGCGGGCGCAACAATGGCAAGCCCAACCATCCCGTACTGCCGGAAGGGCAAAACCTGTCGTCCCACAACGACCACCGTATCGCTATGTCGCTGGCTCTGCTGGACTTGTGCCAGCCCGAAGCCACAGTGCGTTCCCGGCTGGACGATCCCTCTGTGGTCAGCAAGTCATTTCCGCAGTTCTGGAATATATGGGAGAAGCTGGCATGA
- a CDS encoding prephenate dehydrogenase/arogenate dehydrogenase family protein, translating into MGAMLVKRASAAGLVVEGVDVPLTPEKLAKACAEAHMAIICVPAAVFDDVTTAVCPHLPPTAVLVDITSVKEQPLRQMERIWPGPVVGTHPLFGPSPEPEADLPVAITPGHHTAQDHLALVENFFADLGCRTFLTTAEKHDQAMARIQNMNFITNLAYFALLAGQDDLLPFLTPSFRRRQNSARKMLTEDARLFAGLFEANAHSHEAVRQFRQMLNLAAAGDIDLLCERAGWWWPEEVATGEEKQ; encoded by the coding sequence ATGGGGGCCATGCTTGTCAAACGCGCCTCCGCTGCGGGTCTTGTGGTGGAGGGTGTGGATGTGCCCCTCACGCCGGAAAAACTGGCAAAGGCCTGCGCCGAAGCACACATGGCCATCATTTGCGTGCCAGCCGCCGTATTTGACGATGTGACCACTGCCGTCTGCCCTCATTTGCCGCCCACTGCAGTGCTGGTAGACATCACTTCGGTGAAGGAACAACCCCTGCGCCAGATGGAACGTATCTGGCCCGGCCCGGTGGTAGGCACACATCCTCTTTTCGGCCCAAGCCCCGAACCCGAAGCAGACCTGCCTGTGGCCATCACGCCCGGCCATCATACGGCGCAGGACCATCTGGCCCTGGTCGAAAACTTTTTTGCCGACCTTGGCTGCCGCACATTCCTGACCACGGCGGAAAAGCATGATCAGGCTATGGCGCGCATTCAGAACATGAACTTTATCACCAATCTTGCGTATTTTGCCCTGCTGGCAGGCCAGGACGACCTGTTGCCCTTTCTTACACCGTCTTTCCGGCGGCGGCAGAATTCGGCCCGCAAAATGCTCACAGAGGACGCCCGCCTCTTCGCCGGGTTGTTTGAGGCTAACGCCCACAGCCATGAAGCCGTGCGTCAGTTCCGGCAAATGCTCAACCTGGCCGCAGCGGGTGATATTGATCTGCTGTGTGAACGGGCTGGCTGGTGGTGGCCGGAAGAGGTCGCCACAGGCGAAGAAAAACAGTAA
- a CDS encoding MFS transporter: MFYGWKISLLSMGGNFMLQGSVLYCMNAFMEPLCTAYGWTRAELNISMAVASLVGQLAMPVAASLSTRFSLRYLMTVGALVGGVATILQGMTGNMMLFTLLFTIAWSATQICGGVVGNALMSNWFHYFRGRAFGIANAGTSLSGVVLPLASMVLINHFDVSVAYLVIGLLTCALAPLAWVLVRDTPQTMHLHPDGRRHEPMMGRKRPAPDTSFSGLLHSPRAYCMGVAFGLALMVSSSVMSQMKPRFVDLGIAPYPAMLLACSAALCAALAKYAWGWVCDRFTPLTAAHGIMLACALSLCLGFLPASVWTMTIFSLSFGLCVGGLWTVLPAVVSYYYGSGNFLPSYKFVSIFIMLRCVGYPIMGYSYELTGGYGAADMVFVILLLLSLGLSMYLREGDAVEASARRRH, translated from the coding sequence ATGTTTTACGGGTGGAAAATCAGCCTGCTTTCTATGGGCGGCAATTTCATGCTTCAGGGCAGTGTGCTCTATTGCATGAACGCCTTTATGGAACCCCTGTGTACAGCCTATGGCTGGACTCGCGCAGAACTCAATATCAGCATGGCCGTAGCCTCTCTGGTAGGGCAACTGGCCATGCCTGTGGCGGCTTCATTATCCACCCGTTTTTCACTGCGCTATCTCATGACCGTGGGGGCGCTGGTGGGCGGTGTGGCTACCATTCTTCAGGGCATGACGGGCAACATGATGCTCTTCACCCTGCTGTTCACCATTGCCTGGAGCGCCACTCAGATATGCGGCGGCGTGGTTGGCAATGCCTTGATGAGCAACTGGTTTCATTATTTTCGCGGCAGGGCGTTCGGCATAGCCAACGCGGGCACGTCCCTGTCGGGTGTTGTGCTGCCTTTGGCAAGTATGGTGCTTATCAATCATTTTGACGTGAGCGTAGCCTATCTTGTCATCGGTCTTTTGACCTGCGCTCTGGCTCCTCTGGCGTGGGTGCTGGTGCGTGATACGCCGCAGACCATGCATCTGCACCCCGACGGCAGAAGGCATGAACCTATGATGGGCCGCAAGCGGCCCGCGCCGGACACTTCTTTCTCCGGGTTGCTGCATTCGCCCCGTGCCTATTGTATGGGCGTGGCCTTTGGCCTGGCTTTGATGGTCAGTTCGTCGGTCATGAGCCAGATGAAACCCCGTTTTGTGGATTTGGGCATTGCGCCTTATCCCGCCATGCTGCTGGCCTGCTCCGCCGCACTGTGCGCAGCCCTGGCCAAATATGCCTGGGGCTGGGTTTGCGACCGTTTCACCCCCCTGACAGCCGCCCACGGCATCATGTTGGCCTGCGCCTTGAGTTTGTGTCTTGGTTTTTTGCCAGCCAGCGTATGGACCATGACCATTTTCAGCCTCAGTTTCGGGCTATGCGTGGGCGGTCTGTGGACGGTGCTGCCAGCGGTGGTTTCCTACTATTATGGCAGCGGTAATTTTTTGCCTTCCTACAAGTTCGTGTCCATCTTCATCATGCTGCGCTGCGTGGGGTATCCCATCATGGGGTATTCGTATGAACTCACAGGCGGCTATGGAGCTGCGGATATGGTTTTTGTCATTTTGCTGCTGCTTTCGCTTGGGTTGAGCATGTACCTGCGTGAAGGGGATGCCGTGGAGGCGAGCGCACGGCGGCGGCACTAA
- the flhB gene encoding flagellar biosynthesis protein FlhB produces MFGTQKDPSKTESATPKRVNKQRAEGNVPKSQELGKAVSLLGGMSILYAWIGPMSEEIKKIFRHFLSHAWEFDPNPENVYSLTLELMVEICKIIMPVLLTLAFLSMLAQRLQVGKLWTTKVFKPKMQRFNIFKGIKQMLFSPQTILRTIKSLLFSIILSLIPAWIIYKEYENFLPMYYATTEGVAIYMLKMAFKLASYALIPILIIAAFDVWQSRYAYKENMKMTKDEVKDEHKQADGDPKVKSEQRKKMMEAMSKRMLQDVPKADVVITNPTHIAVALRYNVSEAPAPVVVAMGADHLAEKIKHIARENKIPIRENVPLARALYKSAEVGDMIPEELYKAVATVLAAIWKLKPRVHNS; encoded by the coding sequence ATGTTCGGCACACAAAAAGATCCCAGTAAAACAGAAAGCGCTACCCCAAAACGCGTCAATAAACAACGCGCCGAGGGCAATGTTCCAAAATCGCAGGAACTGGGCAAGGCTGTAAGCCTGCTCGGCGGCATGTCCATTCTTTACGCATGGATAGGCCCAATGAGCGAAGAAATAAAAAAGATCTTCCGCCATTTTTTGAGCCATGCCTGGGAATTCGACCCCAACCCGGAGAATGTATACAGCCTGACGCTGGAGCTTATGGTCGAAATCTGCAAGATCATCATGCCCGTTCTGCTCACGCTGGCCTTTCTGAGCATGCTTGCCCAACGCCTTCAGGTGGGCAAACTGTGGACCACCAAAGTTTTCAAGCCCAAGATGCAGCGTTTCAATATCTTCAAGGGTATCAAACAGATGCTCTTTTCGCCCCAGACCATACTACGCACCATAAAAAGCCTGTTATTTTCCATAATCCTGTCCCTTATTCCCGCATGGATCATTTATAAAGAATACGAAAATTTTCTGCCTATGTATTATGCCACCACCGAAGGCGTGGCCATATACATGCTCAAAATGGCGTTCAAGCTGGCAAGCTATGCTCTCATACCCATTCTTATCATTGCGGCCTTTGACGTGTGGCAGTCGCGCTATGCGTACAAGGAAAACATGAAGATGACCAAGGATGAAGTGAAAGACGAGCACAAGCAGGCCGACGGTGACCCCAAGGTCAAGAGCGAACAGCGCAAAAAGATGATGGAGGCCATGAGCAAGCGCATGTTGCAGGACGTGCCCAAGGCTGACGTTGTCATCACCAACCCCACACACATCGCCGTGGCCCTACGCTACAACGTGTCCGAGGCTCCGGCCCCGGTGGTGGTGGCTATGGGCGCGGACCACCTTGCTGAAAAAATCAAGCATATAGCCCGCGAAAACAAAATTCCCATTCGCGAAAATGTGCCTCTGGCACGGGCTTTGTATAAGTCTGCCGAAGTGGGCGATATGATTCCCGAGGAGCTGTACAAGGCTGTAGCCACGGTACTGGCGGCCATCTGGAAGCTCAAGCCAAGGGTTCACAATTCATAG
- the flhA gene encoding flagellar biosynthesis protein FlhA: protein MAAAIIPKMDYSRFSKNGEIMLAAGVVIILFVMLVPLPTFFLDIMLCVSISISLLVLITTMFMTSPLEFTIFPSLLLVTTLLRLSLNVAATRLILLNGDMGVDAAGSVIRAFGEFVVGGSYVVGAVIFMILFILNKVVITAGTTRIAEVAARFTLDAMPGKQMAIEADLNAGLIDEEQATARRNGLRKEADFYGAMDGACKFVSGDVNAGMFITLVNIVGGIIIGMVQKDMDWNTALTTYSLLTIGDGLVSTIPSIIVSTGTGLLVSRAASEAKMGEEFLAQLTFNSRALRMVSAVLLLFALVPGLPTLPFLVISALIFTVARLTDKNEAQDEAREKQEKKAKAGSGTADTPEEVQALLPLDTLELEVGYGLIPLVDEEQSGNLLARIRSIRRQFALDMGVVIPSLHLRDNLQLKPGQYSLLIKGNQVASAEILVDHFLAMDPGNVTTKIHGIETREPAFNLPALWIPDSQREEAMLAGYTVVDPATVIATHLTEVFKRHLSDFLDRQAVQGLLDTVAKHSPKAVEDLVPGVLPLGTVQKVLQLLVRENVGIRDMLTIVETLGDFGGGVKNPDMLAEYVREKLARSIVRPYLDSQGTLPVLTLAPNAERMVQEGVRQADTGAMFLSLNPASAQKLVQNINTAVENAVGTDGQPVLLVNPIIRPHLAQLVTRFLPSVPVISQAEIPPDIRLQSVGSVAAE from the coding sequence ATGGCTGCAGCAATCATCCCCAAGATGGATTACAGCAGGTTTTCAAAAAATGGCGAAATCATGCTGGCCGCTGGCGTGGTCATCATCCTTTTCGTCATGCTGGTGCCACTGCCCACCTTCTTTCTGGACATTATGCTCTGCGTGAGTATTTCCATATCATTGCTGGTGCTTATCACCACGATGTTCATGACTTCGCCGCTGGAATTCACCATCTTTCCGTCCCTGCTGCTGGTGACAACCCTGCTGCGGCTTTCACTCAACGTGGCCGCCACCCGTCTTATTTTGCTGAATGGCGATATGGGCGTGGACGCGGCAGGTTCCGTCATTCGTGCCTTCGGCGAATTCGTCGTGGGCGGCAGTTACGTGGTGGGCGCGGTCATATTCATGATCCTGTTCATTCTGAACAAAGTGGTCATTACGGCAGGTACCACGCGTATCGCCGAAGTGGCCGCGCGTTTTACCCTGGATGCCATGCCCGGCAAGCAGATGGCCATTGAAGCTGACCTCAACGCCGGGCTCATTGATGAAGAGCAGGCCACAGCCCGGCGCAACGGGCTGCGCAAAGAAGCCGACTTCTACGGCGCAATGGACGGTGCGTGCAAATTCGTTTCAGGTGACGTGAACGCGGGTATGTTCATCACTCTGGTCAATATCGTCGGCGGCATCATCATTGGTATGGTGCAGAAAGATATGGACTGGAACACGGCGCTCACCACCTACTCCCTCTTGACCATCGGTGACGGCCTGGTTTCCACCATTCCCTCCATCATCGTGTCCACGGGCACGGGCCTGCTGGTGTCGCGCGCGGCATCCGAAGCCAAGATGGGCGAAGAATTTCTGGCGCAGCTTACATTCAACAGCCGTGCGCTCAGGATGGTCTCGGCGGTGCTTCTGCTTTTCGCACTTGTTCCCGGCCTGCCCACCCTGCCCTTCCTGGTCATTTCTGCGCTCATTTTCACGGTAGCCCGCCTCACGGACAAAAACGAAGCCCAGGACGAAGCCAGGGAAAAGCAGGAAAAGAAAGCCAAGGCTGGCTCCGGCACCGCCGACACACCGGAAGAAGTACAGGCCCTTCTGCCTCTGGATACGCTGGAGCTGGAAGTGGGCTACGGCCTCATCCCGCTGGTGGACGAAGAACAGAGCGGCAACCTGCTGGCGCGCATACGCTCCATCCGGCGGCAATTCGCCCTGGATATGGGCGTGGTCATTCCCTCATTGCACCTGCGCGACAACCTGCAGCTGAAGCCCGGCCAGTATTCCCTGCTCATCAAGGGCAATCAGGTGGCCTCTGCGGAAATTCTTGTGGACCATTTTCTGGCAATGGATCCCGGCAATGTGACCACCAAAATTCACGGCATAGAGACACGCGAACCCGCCTTCAATCTGCCTGCCCTCTGGATACCGGACAGCCAGCGCGAAGAAGCCATGCTGGCGGGCTATACGGTAGTGGACCCGGCAACAGTCATCGCTACCCACCTGACAGAAGTGTTCAAGCGTCACCTGTCGGACTTTCTGGACCGTCAGGCAGTGCAAGGCCTGCTGGACACCGTGGCCAAGCATTCGCCCAAGGCTGTGGAAGACCTTGTGCCGGGCGTGCTGCCTCTGGGCACAGTGCAAAAGGTGCTGCAACTTCTGGTGCGGGAAAATGTGGGCATTCGCGATATGCTTACCATTGTGGAAACGCTGGGCGATTTTGGCGGCGGCGTCAAAAACCCGGATATGCTGGCCGAATATGTGCGCGAAAAACTGGCCCGCTCCATTGTGCGCCCCTATCTGGACAGCCAGGGCACCCTTCCGGTGCTTACCCTGGCCCCCAATGCCGAGCGTATGGTGCAGGAAGGCGTGCGTCAGGCCGACACGGGTGCAATGTTTCTTTCGCTTAATCCCGCGTCGGCTCAAAAACTGGTGCAAAACATCAACACCGCCGTGGAAAATGCCGTCGGCACCGACGGTCAACCCGTACTGCTGGTGAATCCCATCATACGCCCGCATCTGGCGCAGCTGGTCACCCGCTTTCTGCCCTCGGTTCCCGTAATCTCCCAGGCCGAGATTCCGCCAGACATCCGGCTTCAGTCCGTGGGCAGCGTGGCTGCCGAATAG
- a CDS encoding helix-turn-helix domain-containing protein, which produces MLKSNIKKIMIAKGVTYKELEEKTGLSSQTITRARSHLISECRMSTLWSIAHALGVSVKDLFSE; this is translated from the coding sequence ATGCTAAAAAGTAATATTAAAAAGATAATGATTGCCAAGGGGGTGACGTATAAAGAACTTGAAGAAAAGACAGGCTTGTCGAGCCAAACTATAACGCGTGCAAGAAGCCACCTTATTTCAGAGTGCCGTATGTCAACACTTTGGAGTATAGCGCATGCACTTGGAGTCAGTGTGAAGGATTTATTTTCAGAATAG